One window of Micromonas commoda chromosome 1, complete sequence genomic DNA carries:
- the ERD2 gene encoding predicted protein (ER lumen protein retaining receptor), translating into MNIFRFAGDMTHLLSIIVLLLKINATKSCAGVSLKTQELYLLVFVTRYLDLLYSYISLYNTFMKLFFICSSGCVIWYIREHKTVSQTYDSAQDTFRVLFLACPCMILALTVNHDFTVTEVLWTFSIYLEAVAILPQLVLLQRTKNVDTLTGNYVFLLGGYRALYLLNWIYRILTEPGYRQWIVWISGTIQTAIYCDFFYYYIKSWRNNERLSLPS; encoded by the exons ATGAATATATTCCGCTTCGCCGGAGATATGACTCACTTGCTCAGCATCATA GTTTTGTTACTGAAGATAAATGCTACCAAATCTTGCGCCG GTGTATCCTTGAAAACTCAAGAGCTATACTTGCTTGTTTTTGTTACACGATATTTAGATTTGCTCTACAGTTATATTTCTCT ATACAATACGTTCATGAAACTTTTTTTCATCTGTTCTTCCGGTTGTGTCATATGGTACATCCGGGAGCACAAGACTGTCAGCCAAACTTATGACTCTGCTCAGGACACTTTTCGTGTGCTGTTTCTGGCTTGTCCATGTATGATCTTAGCGCTCACCGTCAACCACGACTTTACAGTCACCGAAGTGCTTTGGACTTTCTCGATTTACCTAGAAGCAGTGGCTATTCTCCCGCAGTTGGTTTTGCTCCAACGTACTAAAAATGTCGATACCTTAACGGGCAATTACGTATTTCTTTTGGGTGGATATCGGGCGCTTTACTTACTCAACTGGATATACAGAATACTGACTGAGCCTGGCTACCGGCAATGGATCGTCTGGATATCGGGGACAATTCAAACCGCAATTTATTGCGACTTTTTTTACTATTATATTAAGTCGTGGCGTAACAATGAACGCCTTTCCTTACCTTCTTAA
- a CDS encoding predicted protein, protein MTRCNCFVGASFAFPDFSDATGLLLQGVANQSGAQIRLTPAAPYLAGSVWHGVKQTVIGGFSTEFSFRVGPDNNEESHGPCKWVDQSRGTCARRGGDGFAFVVQNYGPRALGLGGGNLGYGGISNAFAVEFDTWFDAELKDPYENHLAILTRGTGELRAEHNNQLGICLDVPDLADGEGHSVRLQYDPLFQTDIATHPSFQAAPHLVDLIYPAAVHFHHGLGTLRVYIDDSSDPALSVPMSFSAFLQLDGGTAWVGFTASTGRSYQNHEITSWSFSEHKSEHSATNSNGGFQASNSK, encoded by the exons ATGACGCGATGTAATTGTTTCGTCGGGGCAAGTTTCGCTTTTCCCGATTTCAGCGACGCAACTGGGCTTCTCTTGCAG GGCGTTGCTAACCAAAGTGGAGCTCAGATTCGTCTTACTCCAGCAGCACCGTATCTCGCAGGCTCTGTCTGGCATGGCGTAAAACAAACAGTTATAGGTGGCTTCAGCACAGAATTCAGTTTCCGTGTCGGCCCAGACAACAATGAAGAGTCTCATGGGCCTTGTAAATGGGTGGACCAGTCTCGAGGCACGTGTGCaagacgcggtggcgatggcTTTGCTTTTGTTGTACAAAACTATGGTCCTCGGGCACTCGGTTTAGGTGGGGGTAATCTTGGTTACGGTGGAATTTCAAATGCATTCGCAGTTGAGTTTGATACATGGTTTGATGCTGAGCTCAAGGACCCATATGAAAATCATCTCGCAATTCTCACCCGAGGTACCGGCGAGCTCCGAGCAGAGCACAATAATCAGTTGGGCATCTGCCTGGACGTACCAGATCTTGCAGACGGCGAAGGCCACAGCGTACGCCTGCAATATGACCCACTGTTTCAAACCGACATCGCCACACATCCATCATTCCAAGCAGCTCCACATCTTGTCGACCTGATATATCCCGCTGCTGTGCATTTTCATCATGGCCTTGGGACACTTCGCGTCTATATTGATGACTCATCCGACCCTGCTTTATCCGTGCCGATGAGTTTTTCAGCCTTCTTGCAACTCGACGGTGGCACGGCGTGGGTTGGGTTCACCGCAAGCACCGGCCGTAGCTACCAAAACCACGAGATCACATCCTGGTCATTTTCGGAACATAAATCAGAGCATAGCGCGACAAATAGCAACGGAGGCTTTCAGGCTTCAAATTCGAAATGA
- a CDS encoding e2f1-like protein: MHASGTTPCRYDRLSPLLTKKFISLIDRAEHGTIDLNQAAEVLKVQKRRIYDITNVLEGIGLIEKKSKNNILWKPSASAPAFPEANIMKGNLYIAEEDIKNIPSFSSDTLVAVRAPYGTTLEVPDPDEGDELSKKRYQILLKSSSGPVDVFLVSLQGNNGTHGPKDSSRQRKTCLHGQFSKTSDEILLNKQEPGETGSTQFETGSDAVVLNAHDIFHLETAEASGLKERMFDSPLVADETGFKTPNMLRIVPPPGDQDYWFLQDARDMNMGLQDLFASYDFED; encoded by the exons ATGCACGCTTCTGGAACAACGCCGTGCAGATACGATAGGTTGTCCCC TTTACTCACAAAAAAGTTTATCTCTCTCATCGATCGAGCGGAACACGGGACTATAGACCTGAATCAAGCTGCGGAAGTGCTGAAAGTTCAGAAGAGACGAATATACGACATCACAAATGTATTGGAGGGCATCGGGTTGATTGAAAAGAAGTCCAAAAATAATATTCTTTGGAAGCCAAGTGCCTCGGCTCCTGCGTTCCCTGAAGCTAACATCATGAAG GGGAACCTCTACATCGCGGAAGAGGATATAAAAAATATCCCGAGCTTTTCATCTGACACTCTCGTGGCAGTTCGGGCACCTTATGGAACCACCCTTGAGGTACCCGACCCAGACGAGGGAGATGAATTGTCCAAGAAAAGATATCAAATTCTGCTGAAGTCAAGCTCTGGACCAGTTGACGTTTTCCTCGTGTCTCTCCAAGGGAACAATGGAACTCATGGACCGAAGGATAGTTCTCGCCAAAGGAAAACTTGCTTGCATGGACAGTTCTCTAAAACATCAGATGAGATCCTTCTGAACAAACAAGAGCCTGGAGAGACAGGTTCAACTCAGTTTGAAACTGGATCTGATGCCGTGGTCTTGAATGCCCATGATATCTTTCATCTGGAAACTGCCGAGGCTAGTGGGTTGAAAGAGAGGATGTTCGACAGTCCTTTGGTTGCTGATGAGACTGGTTTTAAAACTCCGAATATGTTAAGAATCGTTCCACCTCCAGGAGATCAGGACTACTGGTTTTTGCAGGATGCAAGAGATATGAACATGGGATTGCAGGATTTATTTGCGTCCTACGATTTTGAAGATTAG
- a CDS encoding predicted protein yields MIPKVFIIRRYILYIRTKQGIYTFVPSYMYVRTYLYIYYYLLFYFIRTNEEMTTRSAGSGRSFRRFGRCSFDEEVHIYIYSLDVKLNFHRRSVNFDVDHRLLRRRVCVVLPSEVACV; encoded by the exons ATGATACCCAAG GTATTCattatacgaaggtacatatTATATATACGTACGAAGCAAGGtatatataccttcgtaccttcatatatgtacgtacgtacgtaccTTTATATTTATTATTACTTATTATTTTACTTCATtcgtacgaacgaag AaatgacgacgcggtcggctGGTTCGGGACGAAGTTTTAGACGATTTGGTCGATGCAGCTTCGATGAAGAAGTGcacatatatatatatagtTTAGATgtgaagctgaattttcatcgacggtcggtcaacttcgacgtcgaccaccGCCTCCTAAGAAGACGCGTTTGCGTCGTGCTTCCTTCAGaagtggcgtgcgtgtga
- the CAF1.2 gene encoding predicted protein (CAF1 component of the CCR4-NOT transcription complex), with protein MTRPPLTNDNLLTREVWGSNLDEELAIIRNLIDEYPYIAMDTEFPGVVARPVGTYRSDYQYQTLRCNVDLLKLIQLGITLTDGDGNLPLIAGHYCVWQFNFREFDLKEDMYAQDSIELLKHSGIDFDANRNRGIDVHRFGELLMVSGVVLNQKVVKWITFHSGYDFGYLLKLLTCTALPQNEAEFFGILGLHFPCIFDMKYLMRFTDNLHGGLSKLAEQLDVERIGPQHQAGSDSLLTACTFFKLRQTHFGHDCVDKHAGVLYGLGSDAESEA; from the exons ATGACCCGGCCACCACTGACGAATGATAATCTGCTCACCCGTGAAGTGTGGGGTTCGAACCTAGACGAGGAGTTGGCCATCATCAGGAACCTGATTGACGAATACCCGTACATCGCGATGGACACAGAGTTCCCGGGGGTG GTCGCTCGTCCTGTCGGTACGTACAGGTCAGATTATCAATATCAAACGCTCCG ATGCAATGTAGACTTGTTGAAGCTTATCCAACTCGGCATTACTTTAACGGATGGGGACGGCAATTTACCTTTGATTGCAGGTCATTACTGTGTGTGGCAGTTTAACTTTCGGGAGTTCGACCTCAAGGAAGATATGTACGCGCAAGATTCGATAGAGCTCTTAAAGCACTCTGGAATCGATTTCGACGCAAATAGAAATCGAGGAATAGATGTGCATCGCTTTGGGGAGTTGCTCATGGTCAGTGGGGTTGTCTTGAATCAAAAGGTG GTCAAGTGGATTACATTTCACAGTGGTTACGATTTTGGCTATTTACTCAAGCTGCTGACTTGCACCGCGCTACCACAAAATGAAGCTGAATTCTTTGGTATACTTGGGCTTCACTTTCCCTGTATCTTCGATATGAAATATCTCATGCGGTTCACGGATAATCTACATGGTGGTCTATCAAAGCTTGCAGAGCAACTTGATGTCGAACGAATCGGTCCCCAACATCAGGCGGGAAGTGACAGCCTGTTAACTGCCTGCACTTTCTTTAAGCTGAGGCAAACACATTTTGGACATGATTGTGTGGATAAACACGCAGGGGTTTTGTATGGACTTGGAAGCGATGCAGAAAGTGAAGCATGA
- a CDS encoding predicted protein codes for MPSEQSNHGIELCRATGEMCHLCFDALTAQLKGKAISGHHSNFPNFFCPLFVSWERLSLQTSPKLRGCIGSLAPRYLHEALVEYALHSSLRDARFEPIQYSEIPHLMCKVSLLHSRELARHCLDWKIGEHGVILNFNDRSNRLDPDEKWSATYLPDVAEQQGWSKQQTVDSLIRKTGYAGCITDHLRTSLTVTRYQSSVTKVAFQEYASQ; via the exons ATGCCTTCCGAACAGTCGAATCACGGGATCGAACTCTGTCGGGCAACTGGGGAGATGTGTCACCTATGCTTCGACGCCTTGACCGCTCAACTCAAAGGAAAAGCTATCTCGGGACACCATTCGAACTTTCCCAACTTCTTCTG TCCGTTATTTGTTTCCTGGGAAAGGTTGTCGCTTCAAACCTCGCCGAAACTCCGAGGCTGCATTGGATCCTTGGCGCCACGATACTTGCATGAAGCCCTCGTAGAATATGCTTTGCATAGCAGTTTGAGGGACGCGAGATTTGAGCCAATTCAATACTCAGAAATTCCGCACTTGATGTGTAAGGTATCCCTGCTACACTCCAGAGAACTTGCAAGACACTGTCTCGACTGGAAGATCGGGGAACACGGAGTAATTCTCAATTTCAATGACCGGTCGAATAGGTTGGATCCGGATGAAAAGTGGAGTGCGACGTATTTACCTGACGTGGCTGAGCAACAAGGATGGTCGAAACAGCAAACAGTCGATTCCCTCATAAGGAAAACAGGATATGCCGGTTGCATTACTGATCATCTGAGGACCTCTCTCACAGTAACGCGTTATCAAAGTTCGGTAACCAAAGTAGCCTTCCAGGAATATGCAAGTCAATAA
- a CDS encoding chloride Carrier/Channel family (chloride ion channel) produces the protein MALACDLSLPAGVFMPTILWGCLLGTLFGELVRYVVTDPASKSGVPIGAYALVGATAALAGVFRGSISLVIIMLEGTGHVDYLLPLLIGVAVANLAGAGFGALLGCEGSFYDLQLAAARVPFLRHHSAPETAEDALSCPLIDRVGATVAEAMSRDPVCLNRVESVARIVWVLRTNSHNGFPVVDGTEELGLENVGRSRGDSVRKGKVVGLILRSQLMVLLARRAFVEVAPPAPASMPAARASAGGRAMRDFFNIFRRERVAASSSASDEDTGSEELFPAFSGPGVEELRTYYDTLDADMRTFHHRHSHGDRTVSVSNAALDRIGLTDSELANYKCDVGAFMKIAPLTVNERCSVWRAANYLIDVGLRHLPVVDNGNKVVGMLTRGDLCRCAGDGEE, from the coding sequence ATGGCCCTTGCGTGCGACCTCTCCTTACCCGCCGGCGTATTCATGCCCACGATTTTGTGGGGCTGTCTGCTCGGGACGCTATTCGGCGAACTGGTTCGATACGTCGTGACCGACCCAGCCTCTAAATCGGGCGTGCCGATTGGTGCTTACGCGCTTGTTGGCGCAACAGCCGCGCTTGCCGGAGTCTTCCGTGGGTCCATATCTCTCGTCATTATCATGCTCGAAGGAACCGGTCACGTGGATTACCTGCTCCCGCTGCTTATCGGCGTCGCAGTTGCCAATCTTGCGGGAGCAGGGTTTGGTGCGCTCCTTGGGTGTGAAGGCTCGTTCTACGACCTGCAgctggccgcggcgcgcgtgccgTTCCTGCGACACCACAGCGCGCCAGAGACTGCAGAAGACGCATTATCCTGCCCGCTTATCGATCGCGTGGGTGCTACCGTCGCTGAGGCAATGTCGCGAGACCCGGTCTGCCTGAACCGCGTTGAGAGCGTCGCTCGGATCGTTTGGGTGCTGCGTACCAACTCGCACAACGGATTCCCAGTTGTCGACGGAacggaggagctcggctTGGAAAACGTCGGTCGCAGCAGAGGCGATTCGGTTCGAAAAGGCAAAGTCGTTGGCCTGATACTGCGGTCACAGCTCATGGTGCTCCTCGCAAGGCGCGCGTTTGTCGAAGTTGCGCCCCCCGCTCCTGCGTCCATGCCAGCTGCTCGTGCGTCGGCGGGAgggcgcgcgatgcgggACTTTTTCAACATCTTTCGCCGTGAGCGCGTTGCTGCCTCGTCCAGTGCGTCAGACGAAGACACCGGCTCTGAGGAGCTATTCCCAGCTTTCTCCggccccggcgtcgaggagctaCGGACATACTACGACACCCTCGATGCGGACATGCGAACCTTCCACCACAGGCACAGCCACGGAGACAGGACGGTGTCCGTGTCAAACGCGGCTCTTGACAGGATCGGGCTGACGGACAGCGAGCTCGCCAACTACAAgtgcgacgtcggcgcgttcaTGAAGATTGCACCATTGACGGTGAACGAGAGGTGCTCGGTGTGGCGGGCAGCGAATTACCTGATTGATGTAGGTTTGAGGCACCTGCCGGTTGTGGACAACGGAAACAAGGTAGTTGGGATGTTGACTCGGGGCGACCTTTGCAGGTGCGCTGGGGATGGTGAAGAGTGA
- a CDS encoding predicted protein has translation MMPRGGHSFPTFRRIDVLELFYTRVYDLLTLARFTYFPVRRGFSSCQSWKSSTCRLHARLNHTSVLYLRSMIAPLRRLFSWGVPTSDALNFIQLAVDQENMLEVGAGTGYWASLLRQQNVYIIPTDVHPCHVQGTNGFHCLHSGNVPPFCRVLKGRPAILRKLVDFRYLFICWPPREQDFWLPSLEFTNMAFNALKYFRGETLLFVGEGFSQFQRVKYRSCCSAAAHHRCSTAGPAFNHTVLADWRNKGQAVTPKWPGAADTLTLWENTQARKDTRCSVVSSKSAITKRIRMSSSIQFALNNEFICAQLGFLTTESDVPKQTCGVISGSRDSQMRCLCAERTRQLSEISKTWAGQMVAHLEMQSPERFVPL, from the coding sequence ATGATGCCTCGTGGCGGGCACTCCTTTCCGACTTTTCGCAGGATTGATGTTTTGGAGCTCTTTTATACTCGTGTTTACGATCTTCTCACCTTAGCGCGTTTCACCTACTTCCCTGTGAGGCGGGGCTTTTCAAGCTGCCAAAGTTGGAAATCCTCAACTTGTAGACTTCACGCACGTCTAAATCACACGTCTGTGCTATATTTGCGGTCGATGATTGCGCCGCTCCGGAGGTTATTTTCATGGGGAGTCCCAACATCCGACGCGCTAAATTTCATACAGTTAGCGGTTGATCAAGAGAACATGTTAGAAGTTGGGGCTGGCACAGGGTACTGGGCTTCATTGTTAAGACAACAAAATGTATACATAATTCCGACTGATGTGCATCCATGCCATGTTCAGGGTACCAACGGATTTCACTGTCTTCACAGTGGGAACGTCCCGCCTTTTTGCCGAGTGCTCAAAGGTCGCCCTGCCATTCTGAGAAAGTTAGTTGATTTTCGCTACCTTTTTATTTGCTGGCCACCAAGAGAACAAGACTTTTGGTTGCCTTCCCTTGAATTTACAAACATGGCGTTCAACGCATTGAAGTACTTCCGGGGAGAAACCTTGCTCTTTGTCGGTGAAGGATTCTCCCAATTTCAAAGAGTGAAATATCGTTCCTGTTGTTCAGCAGCAGCACATCACAGATGCTCAACGGCCGGTCCGGCATTTAATCATACGGTATTGGCTGATTGGAGAAACAAAGGCCAAGCCGTGACCCCTAAGTGGCCAGGAGCGGCTGATACGCTGACGCTCTGGGAAAATACACAGGCCCGGAAAGACACTCGTTGTTCAGTAGTTTCAAGTAAGTCTGCTATCACGAAACGGATAAGAATGTCGAGTTCAATCCAGTTTGCGTTGAACAATGAGTTCATCTGTGCACAGCTTGGCTTCCTAACCACTGAGAGTGATGTTCCCAAACAAACTTGCGGTGTCATATCTGGAAGCCGGGACTCGCAAATGCGCTGCCTTTGTGCGGAACGCACGCGCCAATTGTCTGAGATATCAAAAACCTGGGCGGGGCAAATGGTAGCACACCTCGAAATGCAAAGCCCAGAACGCTTTGTTCCCTTATAA
- the UTP6 gene encoding predicted protein (U3 small nucleolar RNA-associated protein 6 homolog) has translation MAEAVNFLIENEVSEAQFYERAAVFTTHEIQDIFKRRSRFEYLLRRRRVDASCYTNYIKFEQNLIELLRIREAHRGHGSALVHAVCHSFISKVVVLYRRALRETKGNVGLWLRFATFCYQHGNRRLLSRVITQALQMNPSCAGLWAFAAFWEYTSQGDVSAARRFFLRGLRNCSHGKVLWHEYFRLEVSHAMSLAARCKLLGLTILDLPRAEQANGAAERVLNVASLRHPDDVVFQLYFVAIALGMSESTSNVVNRVEEIIASRIPDTGKWRTFHREKCLSRVNMNASF, from the exons atggcggaggcggtAAACTTTTTGATAGAAAACGAAGTCAGCGAGGCACAGTTCTACGAGAGGGCAGCCGTTTTTACGACGCATGAGATCCAAGATATATTCAAAAGGCGCTCGCGTTTTGAATACTTGCTGAGACGCCGTCGGGTTGATGCATCGTGCTACACCAACTATATTAAATTCGAGCAGAACCTGATAGAACTTCTCAGAATTCGCGAG GCACATCGAGGCCACGGTAGTGCACTCGTGCACGCTGTATGTCACAGTTTTATTAGTAAGGTTGTCGTCCTTTACCGGAGAGCTCTTCGAGAAACCAAAGGGAACGTGGGCCTTTGGCTGAGGTTTGCCACATTCTGTTATCAACACGGCAATCGGCGTTTACTATCGAGAGTCATCACCCAAGCACTGCAGATGAATCCGTCCTGCGCAGGCCTTTGGGCTTTTGCTGCTTTCTGGGAATACACAAGTCAG GGTGATGTGTCCGCAGCACGGCGTTTCTTTCTACGCGGTCTGCGAAACTGCTCGCACGGCAAAG TTCTTTGGCACGAATACTTTCGCTTGGAAGTGTCTCATGCCATGAGTTTAGCCGCCAGGTGCAAACTTCTCGGCCTTACAATTCTTGATCTACCGCGTGCAGAACAG GCCAACGGGGCAGCTGAGAGGGTATTAAATGTTGCAAGTCTGAGACATCCAG ATGATGTTGTATTCCAGCTTTATTTTGTCGCTATAGCTCTCGGGATGTCG GAATCAACAAGCAACGTCGTAAATCGCGTCGAG GAGATCATCGCTTCGCGCATCCCTGATACGGGAAAATGGCGCACCTTTCATCGCGAGAAGTGCCTTTCCAGGGTGAACATGAACGCCAGCTTCTGA
- a CDS encoding predicted protein → MAQSLSSSACIVSNVNGDRIRDIRVRARTKRIVTPPTCPKRREAVFAGFFGLQLSIATSAQALIPANDDDDEELLAKAKAGRAERIQAERALERKYVAKNELKLDLDTARVQVAVYKLSKAGSLIESGYLALAAEELAHGSWEDELQAAAGNLGYQPQTFIKNVEELRRACIDGEVDKAKLAYITAARSLEDYALASNTAGNLKLL, encoded by the exons ATGGCGCAATCTCTTTCTTCCTCAGCATGCATCGTTTCCAATGTCAATGGTGATCGTATCCGAGATATACGCGTCAGAGCACGTACTAAACGTATTGTCACACCACCAACTTGTCCGAAGAGACGAGAAGCCGTCTTCGCAGGATTTTTCGGCCTTCAACTCTCAATCGCTACTAGCGCACAGGCTCTTATCCccgccaacgacgacgatgacgaaga ACTTCTCGCGAAGGCAAAGGCAGGTCGCGCGGAGCGCATCCAAGCTGAGAGAGCACTGGAGAGAAAGTATGTCGCAAAAAATGAGCTGAAACTTGACTTGGATACCGCACGAGTTCAGGTGGCTGTATACAAGCTCAGTAAAGCAGGTTCTCTCATTGAGTCTGGCTATTTAGCACTCGCAGCTGAGGAGCTCGCACACGGCAGCTGGGAAGACGAACTGCAAGCGGCAGCAGGCAACCTTGGATATCAACCGCAAACATTCATTAAAAATGTTGAAGAATTGCGACGTGCATGCATAGATGGCGAAGTTGACAAGGCGAAACTAGCCTacatcaccgccgcccgctccctTGAAGACTATGCCCTTGCGTCTAACACAGCAGGAAACCTTAAACTTCTGTGA
- a CDS encoding predicted protein encodes KLATVPSTILQNEITISEALQHMRDNATANFHESIDVAVSLGVDPKRSDMAIRGVTKLPHQTGKIIRVCVFAEGIAADEAHAAGAHIVGGESLVADIKLNGFSSINFDKAIAHDKMLPKLGEIAKILGRRGMMPNRKVGTVTSNVGNAVKDMQSGRVEFRAEKNAIVQACIGKMHFTDAALEENVLSFLVAVMSLRPRGLKGAPSESNFVKDIVLSSTMG; translated from the coding sequence AAACTTGCAACTGTACCGTCGACAATTTTGCAAAACGAGATCACGATCTCCGAGGCGTTGCAACATATGCGGGACAATGCAACTGCAAATTTTCATGAATCTATTGACGTTGCTGTGAGCCTTGGGGTTGACCCAAAGCGAAGCGATATGGCCATAAGAGGTGTGACAAAACTACCACATCAAACTGGCAAGATAATCAGAGTATGTGTCTTCGCCGAGGgaatcgcggcggacgaggcgcatGCTGCAGGTGCACACATTGTAGGGGGGGAGTCGCTTGTAGCTGATATCAAATTGAATGGATTTTCTTCGATCAACTTTGACAAGGCGATTGCCCATGACAAAATGCTGCCTAAGCTCGGAGAGATAGCCAAGATACTTGGCCGGCGTGGTATGATGCCGAATAGAAAAGTCGGCACTGTCACATCTAACGTGGGCAATGCAGTAAAAGATATGCAGTCGGGACGCGTTGAGTTCAGGGCTGAAAAGAACGCAATAGTCCAGGCGTGCATTGGTAAGATGCACTTCACCGATGCTGCCCTTGAAGAAAACGTCTTGAGCTTTTTGGTCGCTGTCATGAGCTTACGGCCAAGAGGACTCAAAGGGGCGCCGAGTGAAAGTAATTTTGTAAAGGATATTGTGTTGAGCTCTACAATGGGTAA
- a CDS encoding predicted protein — protein sequence MKIIKLQIVYDDTSTEVSQVETRIKRVEGCHYKTHLASEVQRAWNCAEDLGNATICLKGITFLQIGSLPPSPPASPPSPSSGSLPFLDGECSCVSCYTLHGFKDLDAVEALGKQENDCGAT from the coding sequence ATGAAAATAATCAAACTTCAGATTGTCTACGATGACACAAGCACCGAAGTCTCCCAAGTCGAAACACGAATCAAGCGTGTTGAAGGTTGTCACTATAAGACGCACCTCGCTTCCGAAGTTCAACGCGCCTGGAACTGCGCGGAAGACTTAGGGAATGCAACAATCTGCCTCAAGGGCATCACCTTTTTACAGATAGGGTCACTGCCACCATCTCCTCCTGcatctcctccttcgccgtcgtcgggctcTCTACCGTTTCTAGATGGAGAGTGCTCGTGCGTTTCCTGCTATACTCTGCACGGCTTCAAAGATCTAGACGCCGTGGAGGCATTGGGCAAACAGGAAAATGACTGCGGGGCCACCTGA
- the MAPK gene encoding predicted protein (mitogen-activated protein kinase), producing the protein MSEEIDKHVLRKYEIQQKLGKGAYGIVWKSVDKKTRDVVAVKKIFDAFQNATDAQRTFREIMFLQEVNNHENIVRLLNVLKAENDRDIYLIFEYMETDLHAVIRANILEDIHKQYIMYQLFKALKYMHSAELLHRDVKPSNLLLNSECQMKIADFGLARSLTNIADNKDSTPILTDYVATRWYRAPEILLGSTRYTFGVDTWSSGCILGELLGGKPIFPGTSTMNQLDRIIEVTGKPANEDIVAVQSPFAITMLASLPPPKPKKATELFPRASHQAADLLQKLLQFNPEKRITAEEALRHPYLAQFHNPADEPYCDHRILIPVDDNTKYSVQEYRETLYSEIVKRKKELRRRMREREQARAIR; encoded by the exons ATGAGCGAAGAGATCGACAAGCACGTTCTGCGAAAATACGAAATACAGCAGAAGCTCGGGAAAGGG GCATACGGAATAGTTTGGAAATCTGTGGACAAGAAGACCCGTGATGTTGTAGCCGTGAAAAAAATCTTTGACGCGTTCCAAAACGCTACAGATGCACAGCGAACGTTTCGCGAAATTATGTTTCTGCAAGAGGTCAACAACCACGAGAATATTGTCAG GTTGTTGAATGTTCTGAAAGCAGAAAACGACAGAGACATCTATCTGATTTTTGAGTACATGGAAACTGACTTGCATGCAG TAATACGCGCAAATATTTTGGAGGACATCCATAAACAATACATCATGTACCAACTTTTCAAGGCACTAAAATACATGCATTCCGCTGAGCTCTTGCACAGGGATGTCAAG CCAAGCAATCTACTATTAAACAGTGAATGTCAAATGAAGATAGCAGACTTTGGGCTCGCTCGCTCTTTAACGAATATTGCGGATAACAAAGATTCTACGCCTATATTAACGGATTATGTAGCAACGCGCTG GTATCGAGCCCCTGAGATTCTTCTGGGTTCTACAAGATACACATTTGGAGTCGATACATGGTCAAGTGGTTGTATCCTCGGAGAACTTCTTGGAGG AAAGCCAATTTTCCCTGGCACCTCGACCATGAATCAACTTGACCGCATAATTGAG GTTACGGGAAAACCCGCGAACGAAGACATTGTCGCCGTGCAATCTCCATTCGCAATCACGATGCTTGCATCTCTTCCGCCCCCAAAGCCAAAGAAAGCTACAGAG CTTTTTCCACGCGCGAGTCACCAGGCTGCAGATTTGTTGCAAAAGCTCCTCCAATTCAATCCCGAGAAACGAATCACGGCAGAGGAAGCGTTGAGACATCCATACTTAGCTCAGTTCCATAATCCAGCAGATGAGCCATACTGTGATCACCGTATTTTGATTCCCGTCGACGACAATACCAAATACTCAGTTCAAGAATACCGAGAAACGCTTTACTCTGAAATTGTTAAGAGGAAGAAG GAGTTGCGTCGACGAATGCGCGAGCGTGAGCAAGCTAGGGCAATTCGATAA